In Thermococcus chitonophagus, the genomic stretch TATTTCTCTTACGGCGCGAGTTAGCTCATCTTTTGGAACTTCAAGCCTAACAAAATTCTCTCCTCTCTCAATTACCTTATATGGCCCATAGAACGCGTTTGCCCCAACTATAGAAACCTCTGCTCTCTCCTGAGTGTTCCTGTGGACGACGATTGGAATTCTCAAGCTGTCTTCCATAACCAAGGTCCCAAAGCGCCAGTCCTTTGTCTTCCCGAATATTACTGGGATCTTGTTCTCTACGGGATCTATGGCTCTCCAATGCAACGCCTTCATCCCAAGTCTCGCGGCAGTCCTAGCTTCCTCATACGAGAGGTATGGAATTAGTTTTGCACTTGGAACTATCCTGGGGTCAGCTGTGTATATTCCCTCAACGTCGCTCATTATGACCACGGCCTTTGCATCAAGAAGGCTCGCTAGTGCTGTCGCAGAGTAATCACTCCCTCCCCTTCCGAACGTTGCTCTGAATCCGTTGAGATCACCGTAGAAACCAGTGACTACGGGAACTACACCCTTAGCGAGGAGCTTCTTTAAAAGTGAAATCCTCCCCTTGCTAGCTTTCATATCGACCTCTGCAGACCCGAAAGATCCTCTGGCAACGAGGACGTCCTTTGAGTCTATAGCCTTGGCCT encodes the following:
- a CDS encoding aspartate kinase, whose translation is MVEKPFVIKFGGSSVRYAFEEALELVKHVSEGRSVVVVVSALKGVTDELIRLAEGDMEALDRIREIHEPFCEELGINLDGLFRELELTLNQNFPTEECYRDAVVSFGERFSSVLFAEGLRLIGVEAKAIDSKDVLVARGSFGSAEVDMKASKGRISLLKKLLAKGVVPVVTGFYGDLNGFRATFGRGGSDYSATALASLLDAKAVVIMSDVEGIYTADPRIVPSAKLIPYLSYEEARTAARLGMKALHWRAIDPVENKIPVIFGKTKDWRFGTLVMEDSLRIPIVVHRNTQERAEVSIVGANAFYGPYKVIERGENFVRLEVPKDELTRAVREIHRMVVENESLRSGNYSELWARI